In Lycium ferocissimum isolate CSIRO_LF1 chromosome 3, AGI_CSIRO_Lferr_CH_V1, whole genome shotgun sequence, the genomic window ATCATAATACACATGACATGTCAGAGAAGAATACTGAAAACTATACAGAACTGAATTAAACAAAAACGAAATTGTTACAGGTAGGAGGAGGAAAAAGTCTATAGATCATATTCCAAACCAGAAATAAAGTAATAGAACTGACCTGATTCAAGACGTAATAAACTTTGAAACGGTCAGGATAGTTAGCAGTAAGGCCCTCCAACTCTTCCTGCaggcaaataaataaatatttcaggTGTGGACATTCAGTACGTTCAAGCTAATATGCCTTTCCACAGAAACAAATACTACACTTGATATTAACCAAAAGACCAAGAAAGGTAACCCCCAAACAAATATCAACACTTTTGAGGAGTCGTCAACTTCAGTATAAAAATTGTTCAACTATGTCCTTCCAAACTGCTAAAAGGCCAACTATAGACATTACGATTGTAGTTGAGACATATATCTACTCCATGGCCCCCTAAGTAGTTACTAAAAATAGAACATCTGGCGTCCCCAGTATAATCAGAAAAGATGATAATGCatttagaaaaggattcaaTAATGAATTGGGAGAAGTGAGAAAGTAATAAAGACTATACTGTGAAAGTGTGAAAGAGTTCAACACTTCAAAACAGTCTAAGGTTATATGACATAACAACACATTACTTAGACATGAGCCATATGTGTGGCCGCAGAGTGGGAGTGTGTTTCTTTAAATTGATGTACTTTTATTAGTAAAGGATGAAGATCTGAAGGGGCACATCCGGGAAGTAGTATATCATTAACTTTTACTAATACAATAAAAACAGgcagagaagaaagtttggacaactttttttttttttgaaactggtaactgtaAAAAGTTTGGATACTTTTGGTAAAGGTATTTATCTTCATTGTGggtatttttttaagaaaaaactcAAATGCTTTGTAACTTCAATGCAAATCATTGTATCTTGGTTTCATGTGTCTTAAGTAACAAAATTGCTATGGAGGCGTTTTTATAACTTGAGCACCTAAACACAAAACAGTTGCCAgtcaagttcaaaaaaaaaaatcagacaaTTTCTCCCACATTTCTAAAGCATAGATCAGTCGAGGACTCAACTAAGCACACATTTTACAAATTAAGTCAAGTGCATGCATAAAATCTGTTCAAACATTCAAGTAAAATGTATGAACCAATTGAATGACAGAAAAGATATAAATATGTACCTTCAGAAGAATATCTTCAGAAGTAACATTAGCATATATCAGGTGCACCTTCGTCCTGTCGTTAGGATTTTCAAGAATAGCTCTAGCAACCTGGATAGAAACAGAAAGAAGTAATACCTACATCAAACTCAAAATCTTTCGGTCCAGAAACAACCCCTATCACAAAAAATGAAAGACAAAGTTATTATAGAGAAGCAGAAAGAAAAAAGACCTGGAACATCGGGGTAATGCCAGAGCCTCCTGCAAGCATTCCAAATGCTCTAACTTGGCCAGGCTGGTACTTAAAGCGTCCCTATTTATGAACGGACATCAATGCGTGAGTCCTCAAGAGATTAAGCTTTTAATATTGAAGCATCAAGAATCCAATGTCAACTGAAACTAAAcaattatttcatcaaaaaaaaaaaaaaactgaaactaAGCAATGTCGGATTTCTCCTGTGTCTAAATTATGCTTGTCTAACGGGCCGGGCTGGCCCAAAAATGAGCCGGTAGTGGCCAGCCCGGTTTGTACCGGGCtagggttgggggtgggggggttggggggggagGATGGGCAGGCCCTTTTTTTCCTACCGGGGGGACCGGACCGGTTCAGCCCATTAGGCTTAACCCATATTCTAAGTCATCCGGATATTAATTCAAAGATTTAACAAACTTCGAATTGTTGAAGAAGGGAAACAAAAGTACCCTActgaaaggggaaaaaaaaaaaaagagctgaTGACAAATAAGTAACACTGCTGAATTATGTCacaagcaaaaaagaaaactacCTTCGGTCCCTTCACTTCCATATAATCACCCACACGCATTTCCCGGAAATGATGTGACATCCTTCCTTGAGGATACATCTGTGCATTCATAAAATACAAACCATCAAAATCACCAATATGAGATAGAACATGGCAAGAACAAAATAAGTGCTGCCTAAGTTTTACCTTTATAACTAATTCAAAATATCCAACGTCGGAATCCAAAGTAGTTGGCGTGTATGGTTTAACAACCTCTTCACCTTGACTATCTTTGCCCCTGAGTGAATAAACATGAAGTGCTAAACCATATGTTTTCTTAACTATCAGTAGCAGAAATTACTGGCATGTTAGAATAGTTCAATCAACCGAACCTGCAACTAATGTGTTGTCCAATGGGTAGGCCCAACACGGAAGTGGGTGTTGGAAGTTCAAATCTGAACTTTGCCACATTATGGCTAAGTTGTGTGCGCTTAACAAGCTTAAATCCCTTGAATTCTTTAGGATTTAAACATACTGTTAAAGACAACATGATACAATCAGTCAGTGTAACCAAGAtaaaaaacatagtcatcagaACCAGGCACAGTTTTGTTAGTGACTTGAGGAAATAAACTAATAGCCTATTTAGCCAAGCTTCTAGGAAGCTAAAAGTGCTAGtaatttgtttttcaaaaagagcttattttagaaaattgagGAGGTTTGCCCAAGCttttagggaaaaaaaataagtgtttttgagtagtaacaaaagctgtttttcagaagctaaaaagaGTAGCTTTTTCCCAGAAGTACTTTTGGAACATTGTCAAGCACAAAGTCTTTGCTCTAATATTagcaaaagtgtttttcaaattgattagccagACACAAACAGCTACtctccaaaaatactttttcgaAAAGCAGTGTtggaagcttggccaaacaagctataaaTCAGAACATATCTTGAcctctttaaaataaaatacaatcaCATGGCACCCCTAGCTCTATAGCATTTTGAACGTTTTGACCTAATTATATAAATGAATAACAATAATGAGGTTGACTTGATACACTAGAGGATTGCTGATGGCTGATGCATACGCAAAAAAAGCCATCGAGTTACAAACATCAGTATCCCAATTCCCAAATTTCTTCATCGCAAATGTAGCTTGTTACAGTGGATCAGGCGCACCCACTGCACTCCTCTTAACCTATACATGTATAACCGATAGATcctatacatacacacacacacacacacaccgaCAGATCCAGAGAGTAACATGCAAGTCCACAGGAACCTAATAGCCTTTGCCCAaaccctatatatatgtattaaaatatccactaaatatctataaatatttaattacgAACCCAGTTACTATTGTATTATAACTTGATGTCATTGTAGAActcataaattccaaattctGGATCCACCTTTGACACAACACACACCCCTTAAGTCCACAACCATTGCCACGATATAGCAGCTAAGCCACCACTAACTTAAAACATTTAGCACCTGTTTCTCCTGgataatacaacaacaacaacatacccagtgtaatcccacaagtggggtttggggagggtagaatgtacacagaccttacctctcctttgtggggtagagaggctgtttccgatagaccctcggctcaaaaaaAACATAGTCAATGCAGGattgcaagaaaaataagacagCAAAATATCAAGATATAAAACAACGGAGCAAAACATATTAATACACACATAAGGATAATAATCTACGCGATACCTAAATACTATTactaagaaaaggaaaagaggagatggaaaggCTAACCCCCCATCTCTCTCACACACAGCGCGACAAAACTCAACTACCTAcaaccttctatcctaatccgcgacctccaaatcttcctatctaaggtcatgtctcCTAAATAATAAGCATGCATAATTGAAACTAACAGTTTTTTTCAGGGCACATTATGTTATGCTGTAATAGCCAGGTAACTAAGTTAAATCAGACCTTTGGACTTCTTGGAAGACAGGTAAAGATATGCAGTAGCACCAACAGCAACAACAGCAACAGCAACCCCAACAATCAAGTGAGCATCAGGTCTTTCCAAGAACTCCATTTCCACAAAATAAAAATCTGATCTTTAgacaaataatagaaaaaaacACAAGCTTTAGTTAATCTTCAAATCTCAAAATTCAAAAGGAGGATCCAAGATTTTAAATCAGTGAGTTAATGGATTGAATTCTTACCAGAAAAGAGGAATCTTGATTAATGTGAGATGGGGTTCGTCAGATTATTCAGATAGTCATAAAATGTCGACAGAGGCTATAATTGAAATTAAAAGTGTAAAAGTGTTAGGAATAGGAATAAACCACCAATAGACAATGAAGGTAGatgaaaaaatgacaaaaatggtccatTATGTTTTAGGGTAGGTGTAAAATAGTCCTTTTAAGTATACATTGAACAGTTTGTGTTCTTAAGTTGTTCAGAATTAACACTTTTAGTTTTCGTCAAATATTTAACTATTTAAGTTCGTTAGATTTGATGGGGCCGAGAAAACCCCTTTATAGCTTCTTCGATTTCTCGATAAAGACCAATGTGACCAGCAGTGGTTTGAATGTATATAAAAAGGATTAGTTCACGAATCATGACAAAAAATTTCTCTCtaaatagaaattaaaattgaattataggaagaaaaaaaaaaaaagacatccCCCCTTTTTTGCTTTTGCAATTAGATTCCATTTCTACCATTATTATgataatatatattccaaccTGCTTGAATATCAGAAAAATAAACGTAGTGGAGATTTGATCTTTTCGTAGACCCAAAACCAAAATGATCCCCCTAATTTTTCTCGATTGTTAGACACATTAAATTtgagaaaatggtgaaaaaataatttaatggTAATAAATATCAAGAAAGTCTCATCAAATCCTAAAATTTGCAATACAAAAGACTGCACAAAACACGAAGTAAacatatatcaaaatatcataaattaAACCTCAAAAAGTTATATCAGgctctaaaaaaaaatcaaaaattgtaGCTCTAAATGCaagtttttgctttttttttttttttttttgtatagagTTCCTGTTAAATCTAACATACATCATAGGTAAATATTTGACGGAGAttaaaaatgttaaattttATCAAACTTGAAAGACCAAAGTTATTCAGTGTATATTTAacggactattttgaacctactttCAAATATAAGGACCATTATAAACATTTTCTCGAAAGTAAGTCATAGTATTAAGAATTAGGTGAAGACAAGATATTGGATCTTAGGCATTGGTTGTTGTCACCTACCAACTGGCACAGCCCCCCAACCTTCAACCGTCGCCCCTTGTTTTGGGATCAAACTAGTTTCtcatttgaatttatttaaaaCCATATAATAGCTTTGACTATACTATGTAAATTATTTAATGTTAATGTGTGAAATTCAATTTATTAaataaagggtaaaaattattttagtcctccaactttaatttaaaaatcaaagaCCTTTCCCAACATTGAACAATTGACATTTTCATCCCCTTATCTCAATTTTCGTACATTGACCGGTAATTTTATATTATTGGACTGTCATCAAAGGGTTAAAAGCGAATTTCgcttatatttttaattaattagttagtgccctaattaataatatataaattttacatAGTTTCCTCTGTTAATTAATTCTAACACTTTCTgttgtcttcaatttttctccacAACCTAAGCAGTTCTTCGTATTTTCAGAGAACCTTTCAAACTCTGATAAACAATTATCTCTATAAATATGAAGGTTACAAGGGTTTGAAAGGTTCTTCGGAAATATGAAGAACTGCTCTGGCTatggagaaaaattgaagacaGCAGAAAGCGTTAGAATTAATTAACGGAGGAAactgtgaattttttttatattattaattagGGTACTcactaataataaaaaaaagtaagtgAAATTCCCTTTTACCTCTTTGATGATCGGtcaaataatataaagttaCCGGTCAATGGCCGAATAGGTTGTGATAAGAGGATGAAAATATCGATTGTTCAATGTTGGAGAGGTCTTTGATATTTAAAGTAAAGTTGGAggactaaaataatttttaccattaaataaataaataaataaataaataaataaataaagcatCTAGCCCACCCTAGTGCGATATTCCTaaaggaaaagggtcaaaactacttttttattgCGTGAGAATAATCATTTGTGTCCTCTGTTATATTTTTGTTCCATTATTACTCGTTACGCtacaaaattgataaaaaaaaaataccctttTTGTGTTAacacatgacattttttttaaccaaaataccccaacaaaaaaaaatttaccaaTATCAACTTTTGAGATACGTCACATAATACGTCACCTCACGTTTTCTTGCGCTAATCTCATATCATCCCCCTTTTACctccttccatttttttttttttggatatagaacttatatttgtacaattaataagaTAGGCTCGATACGTAAGAATACGCAAtactttggattgtcgttttagtttGAAAAGTGCTCAgtccttttttgtttcttgtagtcgtagctttacgttattttatcttttaaggtttcgtcttatttttaaattaatttaactttattttcGTGTCATATTTAGGGTGTGAaactataaataataataaaaacttaaatgtataaatatacaaaaaatatattatatttacgATAAAGACAATATTTAATGAGCGAATACATGAAATTTCGAGGGTTCAACCCCCGCCTCAAgtccataaaataaaataatttcgcaaggcagacgTCTTAACTGCTTGGGATACCGTGGCACGCGCTCGTACCTCGGTGAGCTTGGGCGGAGACTCACCGGCCCCAGTCGCTACCTCGGGCGGCAGAAGGATGAACctaaaaagtatataataattagtaccatttcttatttatattaatagttatttatttaatcaaacacGGATCGGGCGCATAGGCTTAAAAGTCCGCTCCTCGGATGGGgtgg contains:
- the LOC132049367 gene encoding NADH--cytochrome b5 reductase 1; the protein is MEFLERPDAHLIVGVAVAVVAVGATAYLYLSSKKSKVCLNPKEFKGFKLVKRTQLSHNVAKFRFELPTPTSVLGLPIGQHISCRGKDSQGEEVVKPYTPTTLDSDVGYFELVIKMYPQGRMSHHFREMRVGDYMEVKGPKGRFKYQPGQVRAFGMLAGGSGITPMFQVARAILENPNDRTKVHLIYANVTSEDILLKEELEGLTANYPDRFKVYYVLNQPPEGWSGGVGFVSKEMIQTHCPAPAADIKILRCGPPPMNKAMAAHLEALGYAPEMQFQF